DNA sequence from the Chlorocebus sabaeus isolate Y175 chromosome 25, mChlSab1.0.hap1, whole genome shotgun sequence genome:
AAGCTGTGGGCCAGGCGGCACCTTGGGGCCGCGCGCAGCCACCAGCACAAGGCCGGGCCGCCGCGCCCCGGAGCCGCGCCTCGAAGCAGCGCCGCGGCCGCCATCTTGGACAAGAGTGCGGCAGCGGGAAGGGCCCACGGAAGCAGGAGGGGCGGGTGCCACAGCGGCCCCTGGCGGCGGCCGCCGGAGGGAGGCGGGAAGGGGCGGGCGCAGAGTGCGTGCGTGCTTGAGGGGAGGAGCAGTGCGAGTCGGGGCCGACAGAGCGCGCGTGCGTGAGGAGCAGGTCCGCCCGGGCTGGAAGGGGCGGGCGGGGAGAGCGTGCCTGCTGGGTGGGTGGGGCATGCGTGGGGGGCGGAGCATCGTGCGCGGGGTGTGTTTCGGGGCGGGGGGCTCGACCTATCCGTGAGCACACAGGCTGCACCCTCGGCAGGTAACGAGATTTCTGCCCACCTCTTAAGCGCCTTCTTGTGTCCTATTCGGGGCATGTCTCGCTTTCACCCACCCGTGTCGGGCACCGCCACCCATCTCGAGAACCTCTTCATCCTCCCAACCTGAAACTCCCTGTTAAACACCCACTTCCCAGCCCCATTGTACCCTCTGGTTCCATGAGCATGCCTCCTTTAGGGACTTTACAGGAGTAGAATCCTACGGGATTTGTCCTTTGCGACGGCTTATGTAACTCAGCATAGTATTCTCAAAGTCCATCCACGGTCTAGCATgtgtcagctttttttttttttttttttttttttttttgtgaagacaGGATCTTGGttactttgcccaggctggtctcaagctccagaactcaagcaatcctcccgcctcagcttcttgagtaactggaactacaggcgcgagccaccaggccagctaatttttgtatttttttgtagaaatggtctccccatgttgtccaggctggtcttgaactcctgggttcaagtgattcactggcttcggcctcccaaaatgctgggattacaggcgtgagctaccgcgcttggccacttcctctttttataagggtaCCTACTAGTTTGCCAGCTGTCCACATGTGATTGTTgtgtcattttttcttctttatttgctgGACAATTGGGGCATCAGCTGCAGGTGGCAGGAGGCTCCATCCCCAAGTGACTCCACGGATAAGGACAGGCACCATCCAGCCCACAACCCCTCCACACCCCTAATCAGTGTGACATGACGAGACACAATCACAGCTTCCAATCACATCCTTGGTAACTTCCACTTTTTTCAGGTCAGGGTCACCCCGGTCATGTGTCTATAGTCCTCTTTAGTGCAGGACTCCAAGCTCCCACGGAGCCCAACCTGTCCTGCAGGACGTCCTTCCGACGATTCTCGTCTTCTCTTCACAGCTGAACTCACAGAGGACAATTTAGGCAGGAACGGCACACTGCTATGACATATCCGCCCCACTGTGCTTTCTTGAGGAGTGATGTCCCATGCCCCCGCTAAGCAGCCCTGTACAGTGGCCAATTTCCCTGGTAGtaagtgatgcatctacaaggtGGCCCCagcagccttcagccctagagtCTGCCCTAGTCCAAGCCATCCCCGTCTTTCTGGCCTCCATGGGCCCGTGCACCCTGTTGCATTcctctctccatagccctcaactCAAAGCACCAAAGAAACCTTATTCAATGTGTCTTTATGGTGCAGAGTCTTGGCAAGCAGAGGTCTTTGTGTAGCTGTTGAATAAAAAAATTCCTCGTGATGCATAGTAACATCAGTGAGGAAGACTGCACCAAGGCGCATCATGTGGTGTGGGGCCCTGCCTGGCAGCCTTGGTGGAGATGGAGCTCAACCCCAACACAGCAGGGAAGGGGCTGGAGAAGCCGAGGAGCAGCGTGGGGTCAGTGGGTGGGAATGACTAAGGAGACATCAGGGCTGAGGGGTCTGGCTAAACTCACCTCACAGGGTCCTTGCTCTAGGCAGGCAGGGTGATCAGACGTCACCAGGGGACGGTGGAGGATGAGGGACCCAATCAGATGGCTTGGAGGGTGAGATATCCAGGGTGTGGTGTTCTGGCTAAACTGATTCAGTAGGGCTCTTACTAAAACTGGATTTTCCAAGCAAGTGCCCACACATGGGCCTAGGAGAAGGTTCCGGATCCTGGCCGGAGTTTGGCCAAGCAGAGAATCCCTGCCTTAGCTCCCTGCCGTGTCCCGAGGGCCTGGGCCAGCACCCAGCATGCCTTAGGGGCTCAGGTGACATTGAGCAGTCAGTGAATTCCCGCAGGCCCTGGTCGTGGCCATGGAGGCCCTGCTGTTAGTCCACTcccttcactgcagcctcctcgtCCCTGGAGCTCCTACTTGCCCTTCTGAACCCTCCTCACAGCATCCCCACCTGCCCCAAGCCCTGTGAGGCCCTGGATCCCTGCCTGCCCAACCAGGCGAGGGTCAGGGCATGGTGAGGGGCCTAGAGAGAATCAGCCGGGTCCCCCAAGGTCCCTGGGCCTCAGTACCCCGCCAGCTGCCAGCTTCCTGACTGAGATAGGCCAGGCCTAGAATGTGCTCCCTAGCCACTGGCTGTAGCCACCACCCCTTCCTCTGTCGGAGCCTGGTGTTCCTGAGGGTGACCCGGtatcccaccccccccccccgccccgggCAGCCCCACATGGACAGAGCGGAAGGCAGGCAGGATGAAACCTGGGGCAGAGGGTGGCGCGGACAACACTCACAGGCGGGGATCAAATTCCTCTAGCCTCACGTCAGCCTGGTCCTCAGCCAGAGGAGGAATTTGCTTCCACCCCTGCACAGGCAGCAGGAAAGGCGTGTGGCAACCTGGTGCCccgggccaggcccagtggcttcCAATCCGTCCTGCCTAGGCCCCCCACCACAAAGAAGCTGCCACCACCATCAGGGGCTCCTTCAGTTCAAATGGactcaaaggaaacaaaagagagCTTTCAGCTCCAGAGTCCCAGGGGCCACTTTCCAGTGCCAGAGCCATGTGAGGCCATAGCTCCAGGCCACCTCCAAGACGCCTTCCTGGACCCTCTACGCCAGCCTGGCCAGCCACCGGGGCTGCTGTTCCCCTTATCAGCAGGCAGGGGACTGGGGCCTGGCACCTGGGGGAGGAAACCCCGCCCCCGTCCTGGCTTCAGGGACCAGGCTGCAGCTGGGGCCAGGGGAGTGAGAACTGGAAAATGTCTGGGCGTAGGGGTGGCAGCCCCTGCTTCTCAGGtactgtgggggtggggggaaggtggTTTCCTGTTATTCTCGCCTCAGGGCTTCCTCCCTTCCTAGAGGAAGGAGAGCGCCACTGCCCTATTCTGGGGGAGTCTCTGAGCAGCTGGCCCCTCACCCCACTATGCACACCCATGAGCAGCCGAGAGTTTTGGCTGAGGTTGTGGAAACGGATGGAGATGAGACGTGGAGTCCCATCCCGCCAGCCTGCTCCAGCACCGCCTGCTCTGGCTCTGTCCTGCTGTGTATATGGGTGGGCCCACCAGTGACTGGCCCCCCTGCCAACCTGCCCTAGAGCTCAGAAGATGCAGGACAGAGGAGGAAGGGGGACTGTGGTATCAGCAGTGCCAGGCTCAGCTCATCACCATCGTGGCCACCCCAGGTGGCTGGGGAAACCAAGGCATGGGTTTTCTAAAAGTGACTGATAAGCGCCAGGAGTGTGGGATGGGTTTAGCCTTTGGGGGTCCGCAGACTGGAGCAACTTAGATACCACGTCCCGCTGTCGTGGGAGACGCCAGCCCTGCTTGGTGGTGTGGGGCTCAGGCATGACATTGTGGGAATGTCCAGATTATCAAGGACTTGGTCTTAGAGGGAGGACTAGCAGATGGCGTGGAGGCTGGGGCTTGCACAGCCTTTCCTGGCTAGGGCCATGCCACTGGGAGGGTGTAGTAACAGAGCCTAAGCCCACCAGCAGATGCTCACAAACCTGACATGGCCCACCAACCCCCAAGTCTCCAAGAAGGGAGGTCTGTCCCCAGGGTCCCGTCTCCCCTTCTCTTGTGACAATCCAGCTTCCCAGGGGGCATATACCTTCTAATACCAGCAGAATTGTCCCCTCAAAACTcctgtgttgaagtcctaacctccaagAACTTCAGAATGTGGCTATAATTGGAGACAAAGCCTTTAAAGagatgattaagttaaaatgagttcattggggtgggtcctaatccaCGGTGGCTggtgtccttaaaagaagaggagattaggacacagatgcACACAGAGGAACAGCCGTGTGAGAACACAGCGGGGAGATGGCATCCATGGGCCAAGGAGGAAGGCTGCAGGAGGAACCAGGCTTTCCCACACCTTAATCTTGGCCTTCCCTTCTAGGACTGTGAGATaatcagtgtctgttgtttaaggcacCCAGTGCATGGTGTGGTGTTATGGCAGTCCCAACAGGCACACCCTCCAGGTTAGAGATCATTTCCAGCTTCCCTCAAAGCTGGGGTGCCCTTTGAACAGCTCTGGCTGAGGGATGTGTACTAGccagggttctccaaagaaacaaaaccacaggaaatatagacatagatactatatactatttttatgtctatatttagatatatagcCAAAGACTAAAGTTTCCCAAAGAAGAAGCAGTTCTGCCTCCAGTCCAcctgtgatggctaattttatttactttgagacagggtcttgctgtgttgcccaggctggagtgcagtggtgcaatcacagctcactgcaacctctacctccctagctcaagtgatcctcccaccccagccttctgagtagctgggatcacaggtgcacaccaccacgcccagctgctttttaattttttgtagacatggggactgtgttgctcaggctggttttgaactcctgggctcaagtgatgctcccacctcagcctcccgaggtgccgggattacagatgtgagacagTTCCTGGCCTGTGATAGTTCATTTTATGTGTCTATTTGGGCCACAGGGTTCCCAGATATGGGGTCACACATTATTCTAGGTATGTCTGTTTGGGCATTTCCAGATGACACTAAGATTTGAATAGATTGACTGAGGAAAGCAGATTGGCCTCCCAATGTGGGTGGCCTCATCTGATCAGGCAAAGGCCTGAACAGAAcgaaaggtggaggaagggtgaGCCATGCACAGTTGCCCAGCATGGCTGGACACCACGGCCCCCCACCACAGGGACCTGGCCTCCCGTGACGGCACCACCAGCAGCACAGCCCCAAACCCTTCCTGTCTTGGAGAGGCTCCTGGTGTGTCCCCACTGGAGTGGACACCTGTTGGGGatggtgtttgcttttctttcctgagGCTGCACTTTCAGCATTGCTGTCTGTGGCTCCATGAGTCGGGGCTCACCTGGGGCCAGAGGTCCGCCAGGCAAGCCCCAGAAAGGAGAGGGACGCAGTTTGCAGTTGGCATCTGCCTGGAGTCGGGCTTAGGTGAGACTCAGGGCTCAGCCTGGGCTTGAGTCTTGGCTGGGGGACAACACGGAGAGAGGGGTATGCAGCCCAGGAGGGGCAGCCAGCCAGGCTGCACCAGGCCTAAGGGAGGCTGGGGGATAGCCAGTCACCTGGAGTGTGCTCCAGGGGCTAATGAGCCCCCTGGCCCCTCGCCAAAGCCACCCCTGCAGGCTCTGGCCGACGTCCTGAGACAGCCACCCTCCATCCACTGAGCTGCGGCCCAACCTGAGGCTCTGagtgtgttctttctttctcaccatcAGTGCACTCCACCCAGTcccacccacccctcccctcGGCACACTGCCTGGCACCAAGCAGGCCCCGAGTGTTGTCTGACAAGCTACAGGGGCTCGCCTGTGACCATACTCCCCTGCCTGTCCCTGGGGAGGGGTCTCTTCTCCCAGCGAGCCTGGAACTAAGCCATGTCTCCCCATGTGGTagccatgcacacacacccatgcatacacacataagCATACACCCAGACATGCACACAATGCACATACGTGTGCATGCGGTCACACACATAGCCACATgtacacatgcaaacacatgtacatgcatacacatgcacacacaaggtTATAAACAAGTTAGTTTTATTTTACTCCCTTTCTTCTTGAGGCTGGGTCTGAATTAGGGAGGAGGGCAGACAGGCCACAGACAGGAACCCCAGAGCCCCATTCCCACAGCATGGAGTCCCCAGGCCCTGACCACCACCCGTTGGGTCCAAGCTGCAGGGCATGGTCAACATCTTTGCAGAACTTCAAGTCTCCCAGAGGAAGGGAAGGCTGGCATCGCAGAAGCTCAAACAGGGTGTGGTCCTGTCCACCCCTGGCTCCCAGCTCCCAGTCTGTCTCAGTTTGGGGCTGGGAGGGGGAGGGCTGAAGGAGCCCCGTTCCTTGTTCAACAGAGCCGTCCCTGTTGCAGGGAATGGGGACACGCACCCCCGCACTCCCACCAACTGATGCCCATACCAGGCACCCTAGGGCCTCCATGGCTTGCTGCAGGGAAGCTCAAAGGGAAGAGCTGGCATCCCAGAGGATGTATTCCAGCTCAGGATAGGGGTGGAATCAATGCCCCAGCCCCCTGGGGTTCAGATCACAGCAGAGGGCCCTTCCTGGCTCCTAGACCCTCTCTCCAACCCACCTTGGCCCCAGTGGTGAGCAAGCCAGAGCACTCCTCTGCCGCTTTCAGCCCCTTCCCTGAGCAGCCTGGCTGCCCCTCTGGGCAGAGTCTGCCTGAGACCTCCGGCTAAGGAGAAGGCTGAGGAGAAGGGGTCGCAGATTTCCACCGGAGCCCCCcaaccctcctcctccctggcccAGCTCGCAAGCCAGCGCCCTCAGATCCACACGGTGGTCTTCCCGTCCCTGCTGCTGGCACTGCCCTTCTCGGAGCCAGCCCTGGGCTTGGCTCCTGGCCGCTCGTGGGTGCCAGGCCGGCCCTGCTCCCCGACGGTGCCCGCAGAGGTAGCACTGCCCGTCCCGGACGTGGGGGCGCCTGCCCTGAGGGGCCCCCGGGAGGCCGCAGGGAGGCCGACACACGGCGAACTGTCCCGGTCGCGGTCCCCAGCTGCTGCCCCGTCGCGCAGCGCCTGCAGGGCCAGGTTTGCCAGGTTCTGGTCGTGCGCCCGAGCGCGCTCGGTCGCCCGCACTACCAGGCTGTAGTCTGGCGGGCAGGCCAAGCCAGCGGCAGCGGCAGGGAAGGCGCAGGGCGGGGGCCGCggcgcgggggcgggggcgggggcggaggCCGGGGGGCCGCGACGGCCGCGCACAGCGTCCTGCGCGCTGCCCAAGCCCAGGTGGGCCATCTCGCAGAGGTTGAGGAGTAGGCACAGGCAGCTGACCACGTACATAACCAGGAGGAAGACCGTCTTCTCAGTAGGGCGCGACACGAAGCAGTCCACCACATGCGGGCAGGGCTGGCGGCTGCAGGGAAAGAACGGCCGCACCTCAAAGCCGTACAGCAGGTACTGGCCCACCAGGAAGGCCACCTCGAAAGCTGCCCTGGCCACCAGCTGGGCCACGTACACGCGCATCAGGCCCTCCCGCTGGATGCGCCTCCGCCCATCGTGTTGCCCGGCCGTGCCCGGGGTCCCCGTCGCCTTGCCGTCAACGCCGGCCCCCTTAGTGCACGCCTCCTCCGCACCGGCTTCCTCCGCTTCCTCGCCGGCGCCCTCGGCTGCTCcagtctcctcctccccctcctcctcctctcccaggcCCAGCATGGGCTCCTCCTCGCCCAGGTCGGCGGGCTCAGGCCAGCCGGTGTGCGGGGGCGGCAGGTGCGCTCGGGGCGCGCGGCGGGGCCCCGGGCGGCGGCGGAGGGCGCGGCGCCGCTCCTGCTCAGACGCACGGGCCAGGCGGTGCACGGCGTAGCCCAGGTACATGACCGAGGGCGTGGAGATGACCACGATCTGGAAGACCCAGAAGCGCACGTGCGACAGGGGCGCGAAGGCGTCGTAGCAGACGTTGTCGCAGCCTGGCTGCCGCGTGTTGCAGGTGAACTTGGCCTGCTCGTCCGAGTAGATGGCCTCGCCGCCCACAGCCGTCAGCACTATGCGGAAGACCACCAGCACCGTGAGCCACACCTTACCCACGAAGGTGGAGTGGTTGTGGATCTCCTCCAGCAGCCGCGTCAAGAAACTCCAGCTCATGTTGGTCATAGGGGCGGGCGGGCGGGTCCTGTGGGGCGGAGTGGGGGTCAGCCAGGGGCCCGCACTTAGGAGCCCACGGCGCTCAGAGCTCAGAGCTGGGGCTCCAGGCTTGCCTTGCAGCTGGCCCCTCTGCTTACACAGCCGATGACGTGGAGCTTGCCACCTTAAACGGAAGTGGAAGCCCCCACCTGATCCGCCCCTGCTTGTGCAGATGCAGGGCCCCAGCTGGGTGAGCTGCCTTCAGGAGGCAGATGGGGACTCTGAGGCAAGCGCCACTCAAATGTGGGGACTGGTGGTCTCAGTGTCCGCTGCACCCATGAccaccagcccagccccagccgcATCCAGGTTGTTGGAGAGGGtcccacagagtttcagcatCCGAAGGGTCTCCCCAGCCTGCCTAGTTATTCAATCCCTCCTGGCCCCTCCAGCTCCCTAGACCCCAAGACCCTGCAGCCCCATCAGCCTTCAGTCCTTCACAGCCCCCCGTGCCTGCCCCACCATCAGATCCCAGACCCCAAAGTGCCACCAGTCCACAATCCCCATAGCCCCTCGGCCCCCAGaggccctgctcagcctccctccACACCCTGGACAGGGGTCGTCAGGGTCCCTCCGCCTCCGCAAAATCCTCcatcctccctccagcccccGGCTGGTCCTGCTGCCCTTTTCAGGTGCCCAGGGTTCCAGGGTTCCGCCCGCCCAATCTAGGTTCCTGGTCCTCCATGATCTCAACCCAGACTGTCCCCAGCTGGGGTCAGGATGAAGCCAGGCGTCCGTCCAGGAGGGACGGTGTCCAGCGAGGTTATAGACCCAGTGATGCAAGGCCACACTCAGCACCTGCGACCCTCAGAGACAGCTATGCCGCAGGCCAGCCAAGCCCAAGGTGGCTGTGCAGCAGGGACTGTGCTCCAAGGAGGGAGAGCTCCTACAGCTCCCCTGCCCACCCTCTCCTGGCGGTTTTCCTGGGGCCAGTACCTGCTCCTGGGTCGCTGGGGCAGGAGACCCCTTAGCTCCCTCTGCCTCTGGCCCTCTCCTTGTACCtggcctgggaggcagcggtgGCAGGTGTGGGACCAGCAGCAGTCGATGGTGAGGCTCCCGGCCTCTTTATGcagctgaggcctccccacccggGGCAGGAAGAGGGGGCAGTCAGGGTTCCTGGGGAAGTGGCCCTGCTTCCTCACATCTGTGCAGTACCCCTCAGagccacacacattcacatgtgcacacacactcagATACATATCcacagacacatgtacacatgcacacacatgtgcatatgcATGAACATGCACAATGCATATgcagatacacatgcacacacacatgcatacacgtacacatgcacagatacacaTGCAAACAGGGTCAATGCAAACACAGATGTGTATGTGCAAACTATCACCAGTGTACATCCACAGACATGCCTGTTCGCactcacatgcagacacacatgcaTGAAAAaacagtggcacacacttgtgcatatgcacacacatgcagacatatatatgcacaaccacatacacatatatgcacacacatgcaaacagacccgtgcactcacacacacgtgATCAGGCACGCGCATATGCACAGGCTGGCACACTCCAGCCCTGGGGCCACCTCCCCTATCCCCCTGGCTCTGGTAGGCAGGgcccccctccctccccgccTGACCCATCACAGCAGGCTGAGGCCCACTGATTCCAGCCCAACAGGAACCTGAGACAGAGCAGGCTCAAAGGAGAGATGGGGCAGGAGGCCTTCGGTGCCAGGGCCGGCCTGCCCAGCTGTATGGGGGCAATATTGAACAAATAGCTCTGGGGGCAGCCTGCAGTGATGGCGCCTGCCATTGCCCATGGTGTGAGCACTCTCATTGTGGCTGACTGCTGAGTGACTTCCTTGATTCAGCTGAGGAAATGGCGCCATCGGCTAGCTCTGGTGACCACCATGGCTCGGCCCTGGGCTGATGTGCCTTGGTGTCTGAGAGCTGGCGCTTCGCTCTGGGGAGCTGTGTCACTTGCACCCACATAGTGGTCCTGGGAATGGCCTGGAAGAACCCAGGTCCTGGTCTGAGGGCCACACCTATGGGGACTCCCAGATCCACACCTCCAGCCCGTAATTCTCTCCGGGACCTGCTTCTACCCCCAACATGGGCACTCAGATGCCCAGCAGGCACAGCCAGTGCCAGAGGGCCACACCCAAATGCCACTCTGCCCTGCAGAGCAGCTTCTCCACCCCAGCCAATCCTGAGTCTggccccccccccaccccgccccgcctgCAGGGCCTCAGGCACTTCACTCCTTGCCTGCAAGCCTGGGGAGCATTAGGACGCCCACTCAGCAGGCCTCCTGCCCCGCCCCTGACTCCTAACCAGAGCAAATGCCGAGGCCTTGCCTGCCCCAGTGCCAGGTCCCCTGCCCCCACTCCACACCTGGCTCCAGATATCCCCTCGTGTGCTCTGCCCACGGCTCCCACACTGGCTGGAGCCCACTCCCACCCGGAGCCTTTGCTGCCTGGCCCcgccacacacacatgcacaggcgcacacacacaggtTCAGCCCTTCCTTGAGGCTGTCGCTGTGTCACGGCCTTCCACACTGCTGATGACTATTCCATGTGATCACAGCTGGAGACCGCAAGGTGTCTCACAGAGACATGGGCggttttatagaaaatatagatGTGTGAATGCATCTGGGTTCAGACACACACCTTTGCTCTGGCACCTGCAAAGGCCTCAATGCAAAAACACCCTAGGAGCAAGAACCTACCTGGGGCCCAGGCCTTGGTTCCTACCTCCACTCCCAATCACAGGAATCAGGAACCCCTAGTCGGGGACTGGCAGACCCTAGGGCTGGGGCTGCGAAAGTACAGGGGAGCCTGGAGTAAACTGTAGTGTCAAGAGAGGAAGTCAGTGCAAGCAGCACCCGCATGTACAGCGCCCAGTGCCTGAGACTGGATCCCTCTAAGCAGTGAAAGAAATCAAGTAGTCTTGTGTTACAGATTACAGACTGACATAGATTAGAAGCCAAGGTACCTGACTGAATGTATAACCAAATGGGGGACAGGAGACAGCTCCCCTGTGCACAGTCAATCCAAAGCAGCCATGTGGACACCCTGTACTGGAGGGGAGCGTGACCCCCAGCCCTACCTGTGGGCTGCACCTGGTAACCTGGCTTCAGAGGGTGTGGGAGGGAAAGGGGGAGATCGCCTCTGCAGCACGCATCCTAAACCAACCCTGGCCAGGCAGCCAAGGTGCCATCACAAGCATCGTGGATGGTGTGGATGCTTCACAGCATCTCATGGGAAGGTTACATCAACTCCATGGTCTTCCTCTCAAAATCCATCCCCCTGAGGACTCATAAGGAAACATGAGGCTGAAAGGAATCCCACCCAAGG
Encoded proteins:
- the GJC2 gene encoding gap junction gamma-2 protein, which produces MTNMSWSFLTRLLEEIHNHSTFVGKVWLTVLVVFRIVLTAVGGEAIYSDEQAKFTCNTRQPGCDNVCYDAFAPLSHVRFWVFQIVVISTPSVMYLGYAVHRLARASEQERRRALRRRPGPRRAPRAHLPPPHTGWPEPADLGEEEPMLGLGEEEEGEEETGAAEGAGEEAEEAGAEEACTKGAGVDGKATGTPGTAGQHDGRRRIQREGLMRVYVAQLVARAAFEVAFLVGQYLLYGFEVRPFFPCSRQPCPHVVDCFVSRPTEKTVFLLVMYVVSCLCLLLNLCEMAHLGLGSAQDAVRGRRGPPASAPAPAPAPRPPPCAFPAAAAGLACPPDYSLVVRATERARAHDQNLANLALQALRDGAAAGDRDRDSSPCVGLPAASRGPLRAGAPTSGTGSATSAGTVGEQGRPGTHERPGAKPRAGSEKGSASSRDGKTTVWI